One genomic segment of Mycolicibacterium gilvum includes these proteins:
- a CDS encoding purine-nucleoside phosphorylase — MDDPGVLAKQAADELRRRTGVDTHDVAVVLGSGWAPAATSLGEPDAAIPMADLPGFTPPSAQGHGGQVLSLRAGPHRVLVLLGRIHAYEGHDLRHVVHPVRTACAAGARTVVLTNAAGGVREDMTVGQPVLISDHLNLTARSPLVGAQFVDMVDAYSPALRALARDIDPSLTEGVYAGLPGPHYETPAEIRMLRTLGADLVGMSTVHETIAARACGAAVLGVSLVTNLAAGMTGQPLSHEEVLAAGRQSATRMGSLLSAVIAGL; from the coding sequence GTGGACGATCCGGGGGTGCTCGCGAAGCAGGCGGCCGACGAGCTCAGGCGGCGCACCGGGGTCGATACGCATGACGTCGCCGTCGTCCTCGGATCCGGCTGGGCGCCCGCGGCGACGTCGCTCGGCGAACCCGACGCCGCGATCCCGATGGCCGACCTTCCGGGTTTCACCCCGCCCAGCGCGCAGGGCCACGGCGGGCAGGTGCTGTCTCTGCGCGCCGGTCCGCACCGGGTGCTGGTCCTGCTCGGGCGCATCCACGCCTATGAAGGCCACGACCTGCGCCACGTCGTGCATCCGGTGCGGACCGCGTGCGCGGCCGGGGCGCGGACCGTCGTCCTGACCAACGCCGCCGGTGGGGTGCGCGAGGACATGACGGTCGGGCAGCCGGTGCTGATCAGCGACCATCTGAACCTGACGGCGCGTTCTCCGCTGGTGGGTGCGCAGTTCGTCGACATGGTCGACGCGTACTCCCCTGCTCTGCGCGCCCTGGCGCGCGACATCGATCCGTCGCTGACCGAGGGCGTGTATGCGGGGCTGCCCGGTCCGCACTACGAGACACCCGCCGAGATCCGCATGTTGCGCACGCTGGGCGCGGATCTGGTCGGGATGTCGACCGTGCACGAGACGATCGCGGCGCGCGCGTGCGGCGCGGCCGTACTGGGGGTGTCGTTGGTGACCAATCTGGCCGCGGGGATGACCGGTCAGCCCCTCAGCCACGAGGAGGTCCTCGCGGCGGGTCGTCAGTCGGCGACGCGGATGGGTTCCCTGCTGTCGGCGGTCATCGCCGGACTCTGA